Proteins from a single region of Rana temporaria chromosome 5, aRanTem1.1, whole genome shotgun sequence:
- the LOC120941372 gene encoding translation initiation factor IF-2-like encodes MRPGKPRRGPTTSSLKGPGRQRGGSTTSSLKGPGRPRGRSTSSSLMRPGKPRGGSTTSSLKRPGRPRGGPTTSSRKEPGRPRGGSTTSSLMRPGKPRGGSTTSSLKGPGRPRGGSTTSSLMIPEKPKGGPTTSSLKEPGRPRGGSTTSSLKGPGRPRGGSTTSSIMRPGKPRGGPTTSSQKGPGRPRGGSTTSSLMRPGKPRGGSTTSSLKGPGRPRGGSTTSSIMIPGKPKGGPTTSSLKEPGRPRGGSTTSSLKGPGRPRGGSTTSSIMRPGKPRGGPTTSSRKGPGRPRGGSTTSSLMRLGKPRGGPTTSSRKGPGKPRGGSTTSSLMRPGKPRGGPTTSSLKGPGRPRGGSTTSSLMILGKPKGGPTTSSLKGPGRPRGGSTTSSLKGPGRPRAPGSQSVSTYIGPSDYFRSYNIKLNSRQIQCFAK; translated from the exons ATGAGACCAGGGAAGCCAAGACGTGGGCCTACAACTAGCAGTCTGAAGGGACCAGGAAGGCAAAGAGGTGGGTCTACAACTAGCAGTCTGAAGGGACCAGGGAGGCCAAGAGGTAGGTCTACATCTAGCAGTCTAATGAGACCAGGGAAGCCAAGAGGTGGGTCTACAACTAGCAGTCTGAAGAGACCAGGGAGGCCAAGAGGTGGGCCTACAACTAGCAGTCGAAAGGAACCAGGGAGGCCAAGAGGTGGGTCTACAACTAGCAGTCTAATGAGACCAGGGAAGCCAAGAGGTGGGTCTACAACTAGCAGTCTGAAGGGACCAGGGAGGCCAAGAGGTGGGTCTACAACTAGCAGTCTAATGATACCAGAGAAGCCAAAAGGTGGACCTACAACTAGCAGTCTGAAGGAACCAGGGAGGCCAAGAGGTGGGTCTACAACTAGCAGTCTGAAGGGACCAGGGAGGCCAAGAGGTGGGTCAACAACTAGCAGTATAATGAGACCAGGGAAGCCAAGAGGTGGGCCTACAACTAGCAGTCAAAAGGGACCAGGGAGGCCAAGAGGTGGGTCTACAACTAGCAGTCTAATGAGACCAGGGAAGCCAAGAGGTGGGTCTACAACTAGCAGTCTGAAGGGACCAGGGAGGCCAAGAGGTGGGTCTACAACTAGCAGTATAATGATACCAGGGAAGCCAAAAGGTGGACCTACAACTAGCAGTCTGAAGGAACCAGGGAGGCCAAGAGGTGGGTCTACAACTAGCAGTCTGAAGGGACCAGGGAGGCCAAGAGGTGGGTCTACAACTAGCAGTATAATGAGACCAGGGAAGCCAAGAGGTGGGCCTACAACTAGCAGTCGAAAGGGACCAGGGAGGCCAAGAGGTGGGTCTACAACTAGCAGTCTAATGAGACTAGGGAAGCCAAGAGGTGGGCCTACAACTAGCAGTCGAAAGGGACCAGGGAAGCCAAGAGGTGGGTCTACAACTAGCAGTCTAATGAGACCAGGGAAGCCAAGAGGTGGGCCTACAACTAGCAGTCTGAAGGGACCAGGGAGGCCAAGAGGTGGGTCTACAACTAGCAGTCTAATGATACTAGGGAAGCCAAAAGGTGGGCCTACAACTAGCAGTCTGAAGGGACCAGGGAGGCCAAGAGGTGGGTCTACAACTAGCAGTCTGAAGGGACCAGGGAGGCCAAGAG CACCGGGGAGCCAATCAGTTTCCACGTACATTGGTCCTAGTGACTATTTTAGATCCTACAatataaaactgaactccagacaGATACAGTGCTTTGCAAAATGA